The Triticum aestivum cultivar Chinese Spring chromosome 3A, IWGSC CS RefSeq v2.1, whole genome shotgun sequence genome includes a region encoding these proteins:
- the LOC123060211 gene encoding uncharacterized protein: MPSQQIPATPVGGITSRRHAKLLLHLVEGDGGAAAGGGASVKDLRLRRVVPPASATLDVSPECAAAAAKPGSVQIQSTPPEPVAAAEDRERKPMLPRSKLVRDPGSFGYRRLLPFLNQMANKGSDISSSKDMPSENKVPIPSKELSRSDSGLADEIPPVGGSQGGAAPLDSVEPPPVVKAVADTEIRDSVKEETKSTPVDLASSKPSLARCTRSKFVHHPSSFSYKRMLPFLMENDISSQEGDRAKFRRLSEEQQMTSDETDVQASGQIQSATAEVLLDGSAAEVQKGTQGEEPASVGDPLSSESGELASGVNAVPPGRQNQLPVSEDTHGEGNAAEVESTVEEKASKSDEKPVPMDSVDLPVGKAEGTQEVKDCCDSVKEETKIVPADLASSKLSLPRCMRSKFVPHRSSFSYKRMLPFLMENETSSQKEDMAKLQTVSEEKQLALPENDVLASGNHLSVSEGSPEACYQAELDRIVEEISSTDENYLLKGVQLQSVVPVAEVSLDVSTAEVQKVTQEVLASDGDLLSPDKRELTSERNDVLAGGQCQLAVSDGSANESDVAEAERIVEEKATKSDENSVLNDRDESSGLASDKGEFLMEDQPQACDSKKLQCNADLALAQQCQSPESGCSIKTVMVDGGADPHGSPERHDSVASLGGLLLDVGMICKPSEPSIGSPLSAEGMSGCVAHAESGLSKVGTPSPLGSPCLEQQRLSPKIPSPSSGAFSGASFLKKRRFSPKKLSPKKGILKRHTMGCRGICMCLDCSVFRLRADRAFEFSRKQMQEADDIIVNLLEEVASLRSMAEKSSGKQEQMEACQRALRVEEVAKERRQQMLAELNSHCKIPGPRVKFAQYVEGKMASSPSSSRRQ; the protein is encoded by the exons atgccgaGCCAGCAGATCCCGGCCACGCCGGTCGGCGGCATCACCTCCCGCCGCCACGCCAAGCTCCTGCTCCACCTCGTCGAAGGGGACGGGggtgccgccgccggcggcggcgcgtccgtcaaggacctccgcctccgccgcgtcgTCCCTCCCGCGTCCGCGACCCTCGACGTCTCCCCCGAATGCGCcgcggccgccgccaagcccggaTCCGTCCAGATCCAGagcaccccgccggagcccgtgGCGGCCGCCGAAGACCGCGAGAGGAAGCCG ATGCTGCCGCGGTCCAAGCTCGTGCGCGACCCGGGCTCCTTCGGCTACCGGCGGCTGCTCCCTTTCCTCAACCAGATGGCCAACAAAG GTTCAGACATCTCAAGCAGCAAGGACATGCCCTCCGAAAACAAGGTTCCCATCCCAAGCAAGGAGCTCAGCAGATCTGACTCCGGGTTGGCTGATGAGATACCTCCCGTGGGTGGGAGTCAAGGCGGAGCTGCTCCTCTGGATTCCGTGGAGCCGCCGCCTGTTGTGAAGGCTGTAGCAGACACGGAGATCCGTGACAGTGTCAAAGAAGAAACCAAGTCTACCCCTGTCGATCTCGCAAGCAGCAAGCCC TCTCTTGCCCGCTGCACGAGGTCAAAGTTTGTTCATCACCCGAGCTCATTCAGCTACAAGAGGATGTTGCCATTTCTCATGGAGAACG ACATCTCCTCTCAGGAAGGAGACAGGGCCAAGTTTAGAAGATTATCAGAAGAGCAGCAAATGACATCTGATGAGACTGATGTCCAGGCCAGTGGACAGATTCAATCTGCCACTGCAGAAGTTTTGCTGGATGGCAGTGCAGCTGAAGTGCAGAAAGGCACACAAGGAGAAGAGCCAGCTTCAGTTGgagacccattgtcttcagagAGTGGTGAATTAGCATCAGGCGTGAATGCTGTTCCGCCCGGTCGACAGAACCAGCTTCCTGTTTCAGAAGACACTCATGGTGAAGGAAATGCAGCTGAAGTTGAAAGCACTGTGGAAGAGAAGGCATCAAAATCAGATGAGAAGCCTGTTCCTATGGATTCTGTAGACCTGCCTGTTGGGAAGGCTGAAGGAACTCAGGAGGTGAAGGATTGCTGTGACAGTGTGAAAGAGGAAACCAAGATTGTACCTGCTGATCTTGCAAGCAGCAAGCTG TCCCTTCCCCGCTGCATGAGGTCAAAGTTTGTTCCCCATCGAAGCTCATTTAGCTACAAGAGGATGCTGCCATTTCTCATGGAGAATG AAACCTCTTCTCAGAAAGAAGACATGGCCAAACTTCAAACAGTCTCGGAAGAGAAGCAATTAGCATTGCCTGAAAATGATGTGTTGGCTAGTGGAAATCATCTTTCTGTCTCAGAAGGCTCCCCTGAAGCATGCTACCAAGCTGAACTTGACAGAATTGTAGAAGAAATATCATCAACAGATGAGAACTATCTTTTGAAGGGTGTACAGCTTCAGTCTGTTGTTCCAGTTGCAGAAGTCTCTCTGGATGTCAGTACAGCTGAAGTGCAGAAAGTCACACAAGAAGTGTTGGCTTCAGATGGAGACCTATTATCCCCAGACAAGCGTGAGCTAACATCAGAGAGGAATGATGTCCTGGCTGGTGGACAGTGTCAGCTTGCTGTCTCAGATGGCTCTGCTAATGAAAGTGATGTAGCTGAAGCTGAGAGGATAGTTGAAGAAAAGGCAACAAAATCAGATGAGAATTCTGTACTTAATGACAGAGATGAGTCAAGTGGATTAGCATCAGACAAGGGTGAGTTTCTGATGGAAGATCAGCCTCAGGCATGTGACTCAAAGAAGTTACAATGCAATGCTGATCTTGCTCTAGCACAACAATGCCAGAGCCCAGAGTCAGGATGTTCTATCAAGACAGTAATGGTGGATGGTGGAGCTGATCCACACGGTTCACCAGAGAGACATGATTCTGTGGCTTCTCTTGGTGGCCTACTGCTTGATGTGGGAATGATCTGCAAGCCTTCTGAACCTTCTATTGGCTCACCCTTATCAGCAGAGGGAATGTCTGGTTGTGTTGCACATGCTGAATCAGGGCTGAGTAAAGTGGGCACACCGTCTCCATTGGGTTCTCCTTGTTTGGAACAACAACGCCTTTCTCCGAAGATACCCTCCCCTAGCAGTGGCGCTTTCAGCGGCGCCTCTTTTCTGAAGAAGCGGCGCTTTTCTCCGAAGAAACTTTCTCCAAAGAAGGGAATACTTAAGAGGCATACAATGGGGTGCAGGGGCATCTGCATGTGCTTGGACTGCAGTGTGTTTCGTCTACGTGCTGATAGAGCTTTTGAGTTCTCTAGGAAGCAGATGCAAGAGGCAGATGATATAATAGTGAACTTACTGGAGGAGGTGGCAAGTCTTAGGAGTATGGCGGAGAAATCTTCTGGCAAA CAGGAGCAGATGGAAGCTTGCCAGAGGGCGTTGCGGGTAGAGGAGGTGGCCAAGGAGCGTCGGCAGCAGATGCTGGCCGAGCTCAACTCTCACTGCAAAATTCCT GGCCCAAGGGTGAAATTCGCTCAGTACGTCGAGGGAAAGATGGCCTCTTCTCCTTCCAGCAGCAGGAGGCAATAA
- the LOC123060212 gene encoding uncharacterized protein, translated as MSGDWGPVLIATAFFVVMLPGLICEIPGGGGRGRPEFHSMQTNGIAMFVHTVIFFAFCAIFMVAVGVHVYAG; from the coding sequence ATGTCGGGCGACTGGGGCCCGGTGCTGATCGCGACGGCCTTCTTCGTGGTGATGCTGCCGGGGCTGATCTGCGAGATCCCCGGCGGCGGGGGCCGCGGCCGGCCCGAGTTCCACAGCATGCAGACCAACGGCATCGCCATGTTCGTCCACACCGTCATCTTCTTCGCCTTCTGCGCCATCTTCATGGTCGCCGTCGGCGTCCACGTCTACGCCGGCTAA